A part of Podarcis raffonei isolate rPodRaf1 chromosome 12, rPodRaf1.pri, whole genome shotgun sequence genomic DNA contains:
- the LOC128424134 gene encoding zona pellucida sperm-binding protein 3-like, translated as MVIAVHRDLFGTGQLIQAVDLHLGLQGCRYTSAGASDLVVFEVGLQECGINLQTTADSLFYRTRLYYNPSSASSPGIVRNGLVEIPIECHYPREDKVSSNGTKPTGVPFTKSVERGFCFSLRLMTDDWSAERESTRYWLGDYLHIQADVEREDDHLPLRLLVDSCVAKQTPEEDASLQYAILDFHGCLVDGRIHDVKSAFKIPRPRLETLQFTIEAFRFSGDVRNLIYIACHLRVVATDKGPDPLNKACSFNSQRSLWLPVEGSEDICNCCETGNCVSSKGWPSTNDPSNRRTSEQREQVTSGSAIIDILEGEAEADLLVGPLLILDAPWDLQRGEVEATGLGAQGESHVIEAEADSTVGRQFILKADEGLGWLLDSDKAVTTTDDAPHTKSENVVEAKLTSATDESLGELAPSVEITKLSLQGTASQKGTVLEQIQTTAAAIVVLVLLSCFF; from the exons ATGGTGATAGCCGTTCACAGAGATCTGTTTGGGACCGGGCAGCTGATCCAAGCTGTTGATCTCCACTTAGGCCTGCAAGGCTGCCGATATACTTCTGCTGGTGCTTCTGACTTGGTTGTTTTTGAGGTGGGGCTTCAGGAGTGTGGCATCAATCTACAG ACAACAGCAGACTCCCTGTTCTACCGCACAAGACTGTACTATAACCCAAGCTCTGCAAGCAGCCCTGGAATAGTAAGAAACGGCTTGGTAGAGATCCCTATTGAGTGCCACTACCCGAG ggaAGATAAGGTGAGCAGCAATGGCACCAAGCCTACCGGGGTTCCTTTTACAAAGTCTGTGGAAAGAGGGTTCTGCTTTTCCTTGCGTCTGATGACCG ATGACTGGAGTGCCGAGAGGGAGTCTACTCGATATTGGCTGGGCGACTATCTCCATATCCAAGCAGACGTCGAGAGGGAAGACGACCATTTACCTCTCAGGCTATTGGTCGATAGCTGTGTGGCCAAACAAACACCAGAGGAAGATGCCAGCTTACAATATGCAATTCTTGACTTCCATGG ATGCCTGGTCGACGGGAGAATTCATGATGTGAAATCTGCCTTCAAAATCCCAAGACCGCGCCTGGAAACACTCCAGTTCACCATAGAAGCCTTCAGATTTTCTGGGGACGTAAGGAACTTG ATCTACATTGCTTGCCATCTGAGAGTCGTTGCGACTGACAAAGGACCAGATCCTCTAAATAAAGCTTGTTCATTCAACAGCCAAAGAAGCCT TTGGCTACCAGTAGAAGGCTCTGAGGACATCTGCAACTGCTGTGAAACTGGGAACTGTGTATCATCTAAAGGATGGCCCAGCACAAACGACCCCAGCAATCGCCGTACATCAGAACAGAGGGAACAAGTGACTTCAGGATCAG CTATCATTGACATCTTGGAAGGGGAAGCTGAAGCAGACCTTCTGGTGGGACCTCTCTTAATCCTCGATGCTCCTTGGGACCTCCAGAGAGGGGAAGTGGAAGCCACAGGCTTGGGGGCCCAAG GTGAATCTCATGTGATAGAAGCCGAGGCTGACTCTACAGTTGGACGTCAGTTTATCCTCAAAGCAGACGAAGGACTCGGATGGCTCCTGGATTCCGATAAGGCTGTGACAACAACTG ATGATGCACCACACACCAAATCTGAAAATGTTGTTGAGGCCAAGCTAACCTCTGCTACAGATGAAAGCTTGGGTGAACTGGCACCCTCTGTGGAGATAACAAAGTTGTCCCTGCAAG GCACTGCATCACAGAAGGGGACTGTCCTGGAACAAATCCAAACCACAGCAGCTGCAATCGTGGTGCTTGTCCTACTGAGCTGCTTCTTCTAG